The DNA region ACGGTTCTCACGAGCGGCTTCGGGAGCGTCGGCTACCCGAAGGCGATCCCGCTCGCGCTGGCGGCTGACGACCGGGACCTGTCGCTGACAGTCGTCCACAGCGGCAACGTCGGCGAGGAGATCGACGTCGACCTCGTCGAGTCCGGCGCGGTCGCCCGCCGCTTCTCGTACCAGTTCTCCGACGTCGCCCGTGCGGCGACGAACCGGCGAGAGATCGCCTTCGGGGACCGTCACGCCTCCGCCATCGGCGACGAGGTGCAGTACGGCGGGCTGGTCGATCCCGACGTGGCGGTCGTCGAGGCGGTCGCCGTCGGCGAGGACTGGTTCGTCCCGTCCACGTCGCTGGGGCAGGTGCCGGCGTTCGTCGAGGCCGCGGACCGGCTCTACGTCGAGCTGAACCGCCGGCAACCGCTGGCGCTACAGGCCCTACACGACGTCTACCGGCCGGCGGCCCCGCCGGATCGCGGGCCGATCCCGCTCTCCGGCCCGGGCGAACGCATCGGCGACCGATACGTCGGCTTCGAGGCCGAGAAGCTCGCCGGCGTCGTCGAGACCGACCGTTCGGACTCGACGTACACGTTCCGGGAGCCGACCGACGACGACCTGGCCATCGCGGCCAACCTCGGGTCGTTCCTCGCCGAAGAGATGGACCGCTCGCCGGTGTTCGACGACGCCGTCTCGCTCCAGTTCGGCGTCGGGTCACTCGGTAACGCCCTGATGGGGGAGCTGCAGGAGCTGGACTTCGGCGACCGCGACGTCGTCTACTTCGGGGAACTCGTCCAGGACGGGCTGTTCGGCATGCTCGACGCCGGCCGGCTGGCGTGTGCGAGCGCGACCTCGCTGGCGCTGACCGACGAGGGCC from Haloarcula litorea includes:
- a CDS encoding acetyl-CoA hydrolase/transferase C-terminal domain-containing protein, translated to MSGPKPEQGPVTERRYGDLPEVDAAEAAADIEPDATVLTSGFGSVGYPKAIPLALAADDRDLSLTVVHSGNVGEEIDVDLVESGAVARRFSYQFSDVARAATNRREIAFGDRHASAIGDEVQYGGLVDPDVAVVEAVAVGEDWFVPSTSLGQVPAFVEAADRLYVELNRRQPLALQALHDVYRPAAPPDRGPIPLSGPGERIGDRYVGFEAEKLAGVVETDRSDSTYTFREPTDDDLAIAANLGSFLAEEMDRSPVFDDAVSLQFGVGSLGNALMGELQELDFGDRDVVYFGELVQDGLFGMLDAGRLACASATSLALTDEGQRRLFDDVERYAEDIVLRPADVANHPGLIDRFGVVGVNSAIEFDIYGNVNSTHVRGSEMINGLGGSGDFNRNALVSVCALPSTLKDGAISRVVPMTFHVDHTEHDVDVFVTEQGVADVRGLAPVERAERIVENCAHPAFRPKLRDYLDDVTARDEHIPHDVERAAEWYE